One window from the genome of Paenibacillus azoreducens encodes:
- a CDS encoding carbohydrate ABC transporter permease produces the protein MNEATVMSDNKRAGLQKKPVRFRNERRFVFAFLTPVLLLFGVFAFLPIAWGLILSLFQYNPMSDHGRFVGVANYVRMFTDEVVLKSLWVTFKFVFITVISNLVITLLIAMAIQRVRVRWLKDFFRSVFFLPTIAPLAGTAIVWSTMFSYQNGLFNMILEQFHIAPVQWLSDPHYALLSVIIMTLWADIGYNIVLFMAGLDSIPDMYYEAAILDGANRWHLFRHVTLPLLSRSTLFVTITTVISYFQAFPQFQIMTKGEPFNETRVLALEIYDQAFSNSNMGYASALATLFLVIILVVTLLQMKWSRTQWEY, from the coding sequence ATGAATGAAGCGACCGTAATGAGCGATAACAAGCGGGCAGGATTACAAAAGAAGCCTGTCCGATTCCGGAACGAACGACGGTTTGTATTCGCTTTCTTAACGCCTGTACTGCTGTTGTTCGGCGTATTTGCTTTCCTGCCCATTGCATGGGGCCTGATTTTGTCCCTATTTCAATATAACCCGATGAGCGATCACGGCCGGTTTGTCGGGGTGGCGAATTATGTGCGAATGTTTACGGACGAGGTTGTCCTTAAATCGCTATGGGTCACATTCAAATTCGTCTTCATCACCGTAATCTCCAATCTTGTCATTACGCTTTTGATTGCGATGGCCATTCAGCGAGTGCGGGTACGCTGGCTCAAGGATTTCTTCCGCTCCGTATTTTTTCTTCCGACCATTGCTCCTCTCGCCGGGACGGCGATCGTCTGGAGCACGATGTTTAGCTACCAGAACGGCTTGTTCAACATGATACTCGAACAGTTTCACATCGCACCCGTTCAATGGTTGAGCGACCCGCATTATGCTCTGCTTTCGGTCATCATAATGACGTTGTGGGCGGATATCGGCTACAATATCGTCCTCTTTATGGCGGGCCTTGATTCGATCCCGGATATGTACTATGAAGCCGCCATTTTAGATGGGGCGAATCGCTGGCATTTGTTCCGCCATGTGACACTGCCGCTGTTAAGCAGATCGACGTTATTCGTCACGATTACAACCGTTATTTCTTATTTTCAGGCATTTCCGCAGTTCCAGATCATGACCAAGGGCGAGCCTTTCAATGAAACGAGGGTACTTGCGCTGGAAATTTACGATCAAGCTTTTTCCAATTCGAATATGGGCTATGCTTCGGCTTTGGCCACCTTGTTCCTCGTTATTATTTTAGTTGTCACTTTGCTGCAGATGAAATGGAGCCGCACGCAGTGGGAATATTGA
- a CDS encoding carbohydrate ABC transporter permease translates to MHRKNVWLDTTVTIMLVVAACIMLVPYLWMVLSSFKGNMDIMSGSSGFWPKHPSLDGYRTVLQDAPFGTWLLNSAVTSVIITAVTLFTSALAGYVFAKHQFRGKRIWFLLILGTMMIPFQVIMIPTYLITAKLGIVNNLSAIILPNLVSSYGVFLAKQFIEEIPNDLLEAARLDGAGELKLMVRIIAPLILPMLSALGIFTFMNAWNNYLWPLIVLNDTEKMTVPLALVYFNGTHIVNYNVVMSAAVLITIPVIIVFLIFQKQFVKGLTMTGMK, encoded by the coding sequence ATGCATCGTAAAAATGTATGGCTTGATACTACCGTCACGATCATGCTCGTGGTGGCGGCCTGTATCATGCTAGTCCCTTATCTGTGGATGGTGCTATCATCGTTTAAGGGCAATATGGACATCATGTCGGGCTCAAGCGGCTTCTGGCCTAAGCATCCCAGCCTGGACGGCTATCGTACGGTGCTGCAGGATGCCCCGTTCGGCACTTGGCTCTTGAACAGCGCCGTCACTTCGGTCATCATCACGGCCGTTACGCTGTTCACAAGCGCACTTGCCGGATATGTTTTCGCCAAACATCAGTTTCGGGGCAAACGAATCTGGTTTCTTCTCATCCTGGGGACGATGATGATTCCGTTTCAAGTCATTATGATTCCGACATATTTAATTACGGCCAAGCTTGGGATTGTCAACAATCTATCCGCGATCATTTTGCCGAATCTCGTCAGCTCTTACGGCGTGTTTCTGGCAAAGCAGTTTATTGAGGAGATTCCCAACGATTTGCTCGAGGCCGCCAGGCTGGATGGGGCTGGCGAGCTGAAGTTGATGGTCCGCATTATCGCACCGCTTATTTTACCGATGTTGTCTGCGCTTGGCATATTCACATTTATGAATGCGTGGAACAACTACTTATGGCCGCTGATTGTGTTAAACGATACCGAAAAAATGACGGTTCCGCTGGCGCTGGTCTATTTTAACGGCACTCATATCGTCAATTACAATGTCGTCATGTCGGCAGCTGTCTTAATTACGATTCCCGTCATCATCGTGTTTCTTATTTTCCAAAAGCAGTTCGTTAAAGGTTTGACGATGACCGGCATGAAATAA
- a CDS encoding ABC transporter substrate-binding protein, with protein MAAGKGKVKLVFWAHQEDAFVEAYKRLIKAYQREHPDIEIKFQSFPYDIYNQKLKASFSARTPPDIAEMFGTWVPEYSRNGALAELPNGEELSKEYYPAPIGGYMLNGKLYGLPMEYNIENGGMLIHPQMLKEKGIDRPPATWDELVDAAKKLTVRDGKDIKVKGFDFASLDNITFTFLSLILQQNGDFWGENDHVNFQTPEAVKAMTVLKTLVADDKVTDLTTLGSQLDTSDYFFQGKSAMTYRGPWTIAAGLNNYQVKDFDYVPIPSFTSEKPVFAAESGWGAVVAEKSKAKAEALDFIQFMAQKDHLKAWNLDTFTVPAKKEVAADPEFVKGNPYMKTSLSILQYGQWIGPIADRNYFFKQVNDHFQLIAMGKESVEDGLKTMERAINDSQDNHK; from the coding sequence TTGGCTGCTGGCAAAGGCAAGGTTAAGCTGGTTTTCTGGGCCCATCAGGAAGACGCTTTTGTCGAAGCATACAAGAGGCTCATTAAAGCCTACCAAAGGGAACACCCCGACATAGAAATCAAATTTCAGTCTTTTCCTTATGACATTTACAACCAGAAATTAAAGGCTTCCTTCTCGGCGAGGACCCCTCCCGATATCGCTGAAATGTTCGGTACATGGGTGCCCGAGTATTCGCGGAATGGGGCACTTGCGGAGCTTCCGAACGGAGAAGAACTGAGCAAGGAGTACTACCCGGCTCCGATCGGCGGCTACATGTTGAATGGCAAACTGTATGGTTTGCCGATGGAGTACAACATCGAGAACGGCGGCATGCTCATTCATCCACAGATGCTGAAGGAGAAGGGAATCGACCGACCGCCCGCTACATGGGACGAACTCGTTGACGCAGCGAAGAAGTTGACTGTGCGAGACGGCAAAGACATTAAAGTGAAAGGTTTCGACTTTGCATCCTTAGATAATATCACCTTTACGTTTCTTTCGCTTATTTTGCAGCAGAATGGCGATTTCTGGGGAGAAAACGATCATGTAAATTTCCAAACCCCGGAAGCGGTCAAGGCGATGACGGTACTTAAGACGCTTGTCGCCGACGATAAAGTGACGGATTTGACAACCTTGGGCAGCCAGTTGGACACCTCGGATTACTTTTTTCAAGGTAAATCCGCTATGACTTACCGCGGGCCATGGACGATCGCGGCGGGTTTGAACAACTATCAGGTGAAGGATTTTGATTATGTGCCCATACCGTCGTTCACCTCGGAGAAACCGGTCTTTGCAGCGGAATCTGGTTGGGGGGCGGTTGTCGCTGAAAAAAGCAAAGCGAAAGCGGAAGCGCTCGATTTCATTCAATTTATGGCACAGAAGGATCATCTTAAAGCATGGAATCTCGATACCTTCACGGTTCCGGCCAAGAAGGAGGTTGCCGCCGACCCGGAATTCGTCAAGGGAAATCCGTATATGAAAACATCGCTCTCCATCCTTCAGTACGGTCAATGGATCGGTCCTATAGCGGACCGCAATTATTTCTTCAAGCAAGTGAATGACCATTTTCAATTGATCGCGATGGGGAAGGAAAGCGTGGAAGACGGTCTCAAAACCATGGAGAGAGCGATTAACGATAGTCAGGACAACCATAAATGA
- a CDS encoding MFS transporter yields the protein MKNIHSSLIFFLALGIFGIITTEMGIIGVLPQVTQKFHITPSQAGYLVSAFALIVAISGPFLTLLASGTNRKVILLAAILMFAISNIVYAYTTRFEVMLAFRIVPALFHPIFFSIALTTAASLVPPERSGKAVTQVLAGVTVGFAFGVPITSYLATKISLGAAFLFGAMVSVIAFVGILVRLPSMPVRERMSFGKQLGILRKPQLWLTILIVVMIFTAMSSVYSYFAEYLGEVTHMNGTWISVMLMIFGVTMIVGNFLFGYFLNKNMTKTVILFPLVYAVIYFFTYYFGSYFWPMAIIVFVWGAVHSGGLILSQALLMIDAKEAPEFGNSLFVSFSNVGITVGTLIGGLFISQLGAHQLIWSGIMLLLIAFLLIMLKIAITKSNVEEANMNYRRE from the coding sequence ATGAAAAATATTCACTCTTCGCTAATCTTTTTTCTTGCTTTGGGTATATTTGGCATCATTACAACGGAAATGGGCATCATCGGAGTTCTTCCCCAAGTCACTCAAAAATTTCATATAACTCCCTCGCAGGCTGGGTACCTTGTAAGCGCCTTTGCTTTAATTGTTGCTATTTCAGGCCCATTTCTGACGTTACTCGCATCCGGTACGAATCGAAAAGTTATTTTGCTAGCCGCTATTCTTATGTTCGCCATCTCTAATATTGTGTACGCCTATACTACCAGGTTCGAAGTTATGTTGGCTTTCCGGATTGTTCCTGCTCTTTTCCATCCTATTTTTTTCTCGATTGCGCTTACGACCGCCGCCAGCCTTGTTCCTCCCGAAAGGAGCGGCAAAGCGGTCACCCAAGTTTTGGCCGGAGTAACCGTTGGATTCGCTTTTGGTGTGCCGATTACATCATATCTCGCCACAAAAATCTCACTGGGAGCTGCTTTCCTGTTTGGAGCTATGGTGAGCGTGATTGCTTTTGTAGGCATACTTGTCCGGCTTCCTTCTATGCCTGTTAGGGAAAGAATGTCTTTCGGCAAGCAACTCGGCATATTGCGCAAACCTCAATTGTGGTTAACGATCCTGATCGTTGTGATGATCTTTACAGCCATGAGTTCAGTGTATAGCTACTTTGCCGAATATCTCGGAGAAGTCACCCATATGAACGGTACATGGATTAGCGTGATGTTGATGATCTTTGGTGTCACCATGATTGTAGGGAACTTTTTATTCGGGTACTTTTTAAACAAAAATATGACAAAAACAGTTATCTTGTTTCCACTCGTATATGCGGTCATTTACTTCTTCACTTATTATTTTGGTTCTTATTTTTGGCCGATGGCGATCATCGTATTTGTTTGGGGAGCTGTGCATTCCGGGGGACTTATTCTAAGTCAAGCCTTGTTGATGATTGATGCGAAAGAAGCTCCCGAATTTGGGAACAGTTTATTTGTATCCTTTTCGAATGTTGGCATTACGGTAGGGACATTGATCGGTGGCTTGTTTATTTCTCAATTGGGTGCGCATCAGCTTATCTGGAGCGGTATAATGCTTTTGTTGATTGCTTTCTTACTGATCATGCTAAAAATAGCAATTACCAAATCAAATGTCGAGGAAGCAAACATGAACTACCGCAGAGAATGA
- a CDS encoding helix-turn-helix transcriptional regulator codes for MEKVERLISIIMILLKKDVVSTTEFAQLFDVSKRTILRDMETLSLSNIPIYAVNGVNGGYGIMDEYKVDKRLLSSSDLENILTALGGLEQILISEEVEVTIKKIEAMVSPLASKGSIQLSFYDWEGRSEILQTLKTCQEAILARRFISFDYIDKNGMVTNRTVEPYQLHFSETSWYLKGFCLHRKRYRTFKLSRIDHLHIDEKTFNPRDYLSEQKLEASYQPELVAVKALISPSIKDHFIERYGRKSIEDYSSELFLATIYVPQNSIGFQFLASFGTNLEIVEPKTYVEDFRDYLNKMIEKYS; via the coding sequence ATGGAAAAGGTTGAGAGATTAATATCCATCATCATGATATTGCTGAAAAAGGATGTTGTTTCAACCACAGAATTCGCACAATTATTTGACGTTTCCAAAAGAACGATTCTTCGAGATATGGAAACACTAAGTTTATCAAACATTCCTATCTATGCTGTCAATGGAGTCAACGGCGGCTACGGTATTATGGATGAATACAAGGTGGATAAACGTCTTTTAAGCAGCTCCGACCTAGAGAATATATTAACTGCGCTCGGCGGATTGGAACAAATCCTAATTAGTGAAGAAGTTGAAGTGACGATTAAAAAAATAGAAGCCATGGTTAGCCCATTAGCTTCGAAAGGTTCAATCCAACTGTCATTTTATGATTGGGAGGGCCGGTCTGAAATTCTTCAAACCTTGAAGACATGTCAGGAAGCAATATTAGCGAGAAGGTTCATTTCATTTGATTATATTGATAAAAATGGCATGGTAACGAATAGAACGGTCGAGCCATATCAGCTCCATTTTAGTGAAACGAGTTGGTATTTGAAAGGATTCTGTTTGCATCGTAAGAGATATAGAACTTTTAAATTATCCCGGATTGATCATCTTCATATAGATGAAAAGACATTTAACCCTAGAGATTATTTATCGGAACAAAAACTTGAAGCAAGTTATCAACCGGAACTAGTCGCTGTAAAGGCGTTGATCTCGCCCAGCATAAAAGATCATTTCATTGAAAGGTACGGTCGGAAGAGTATCGAAGACTATAGTTCTGAACTTTTCTTGGCAACAATCTATGTTCCTCAAAACAGTATAGGGTTTCAATTTTTAGCTAGTTTCGGTACAAATCTAGAAATAGTAGAGCCCAAAACATATGTCGAAGACTTTCGGGATTATTTAAATAAAATGATAGAGAAATATTCTTAA
- a CDS encoding amino acid permease → MENNELKRGLGARHIQMIALGGTIGVGLFMGSASTIKWTGPSVMLAYAIVGIFIFFIMRAMGEMQYVEPSTGSFATFGHKYIHPLAGYMTAWSNWFQWVIVGMAEIIAVGTYMKYWFPDLPAWIPGIIAMVILGAANLFSVKSFGEFEFWFAMIKIVTIVLMIVAGFGLIFFGIGNGGNAIGFSNLWQHGGFFTGGWSGFFFALSLVTAAYQGVELIGITAGEAKNPQKTLMRATQSIIWRILIFYIGAIFVIVTVYPWNQLQAIGSPFVATFAKVGITAAAGIINFVVITSAMSGCNSGIYSAGRMLYTLGVNGQAPKIFTKLSHSGVPLLGTIGVLVGLGIGVILSYIAPENLFVHVYSASVLPGMVPWFVILISQIKFRKIKGDTLTHHPFKMPFAPVTNYLTIAFLLMVLAGMWMNNDTRIPLIIGIVFLAIVVISYYAFGIGKAVPISTQSNHENSKK, encoded by the coding sequence ATGGAAAACAATGAATTAAAGAGGGGGCTCGGAGCCCGTCATATTCAGATGATTGCTTTGGGCGGCACAATTGGTGTCGGGTTATTTATGGGCTCTGCAAGCACGATCAAATGGACGGGTCCATCGGTGATGCTTGCGTATGCAATTGTGGGGATTTTTATATTTTTCATCATGCGCGCAATGGGAGAAATGCAGTACGTAGAACCAAGCACGGGGTCATTTGCGACCTTCGGCCATAAGTACATTCATCCTTTGGCAGGGTATATGACGGCTTGGAGCAACTGGTTTCAATGGGTTATTGTCGGGATGGCGGAGATCATTGCCGTTGGGACATATATGAAGTACTGGTTCCCGGATTTGCCTGCTTGGATTCCAGGGATCATCGCCATGGTGATTCTCGGCGCAGCCAACCTATTTTCTGTGAAATCATTTGGCGAATTTGAGTTTTGGTTTGCGATGATTAAAATCGTAACCATCGTATTGATGATCGTTGCGGGATTTGGCCTGATTTTCTTCGGAATTGGCAACGGCGGGAATGCGATCGGATTTTCCAACTTATGGCAGCATGGAGGCTTTTTTACCGGTGGATGGTCGGGCTTTTTCTTTGCTCTCTCGCTGGTGACTGCGGCCTACCAAGGTGTCGAACTGATCGGGATTACAGCAGGTGAGGCAAAAAACCCGCAAAAAACGTTAATGAGGGCGACCCAAAGTATTATATGGCGGATTTTGATCTTCTATATTGGCGCGATTTTTGTGATTGTAACGGTCTACCCTTGGAATCAATTGCAAGCCATCGGGAGCCCGTTCGTTGCAACATTTGCTAAAGTCGGCATTACTGCAGCGGCGGGGATCATCAACTTTGTCGTCATCACCTCTGCCATGTCGGGTTGTAATAGCGGGATTTATAGCGCAGGACGCATGCTTTATACATTAGGAGTCAATGGACAGGCACCGAAGATATTTACGAAACTGTCCCATAGCGGAGTGCCCCTGCTGGGAACAATTGGCGTGCTCGTGGGATTAGGCATTGGCGTAATCTTAAGTTATATTGCACCGGAAAATCTGTTTGTGCACGTGTACAGTGCCAGCGTACTTCCCGGTATGGTGCCGTGGTTTGTCATTCTAATCAGTCAAATCAAATTCAGAAAAATCAAGGGGGATACACTAACTCATCATCCGTTCAAAATGCCTTTCGCCCCAGTGACAAACTATCTGACCATCGCCTTTTTGCTTATGGTACTGGCAGGCATGTGGATGAACAATGATACGCGCATCCCCCTGATTATCGGCATTGTTTTCTTAGCTATTGTTGTGATTAGTTATTACGCTTTTGGGATTGGAAAGGCCGTTCCAATAAGTACGCAATCAAATCATGAAAATAGCAAAAAATGA
- a CDS encoding VOC family protein produces the protein MSAVVYLNFDGVAEQAIDFYAEALNAKGVKKVKFKDIPQDPNYPLPENELNMIMESSVEFAGGKIMMSDVLPSMKSVMGELVKGNNMLISIVNDDKQTLENYFSNLSVGGYVIMPLSDTPWSSCFGMLVDKYGVSWKFNSDADKFLDNVISNKQ, from the coding sequence ATGTCAGCTGTTGTCTATTTAAACTTTGATGGGGTTGCAGAACAAGCGATTGATTTTTATGCGGAGGCTTTGAATGCGAAAGGAGTTAAAAAAGTTAAATTTAAGGACATCCCGCAAGATCCAAACTACCCGTTGCCGGAAAATGAGTTGAATATGATCATGGAGTCTTCAGTAGAATTTGCAGGCGGGAAAATCATGATGTCGGATGTTCTACCTTCGATGAAGAGTGTAATGGGCGAGTTGGTTAAAGGCAATAATATGCTGATTAGTATCGTTAATGATGATAAACAGACACTGGAAAATTACTTTTCTAATTTGTCTGTGGGTGGTTATGTGATCATGCCGTTATCCGATACGCCTTGGTCTTCGTGTTTTGGAATGCTGGTTGATAAGTATGGAGTCTCCTGGAAATTTAATAGTGACGCAGATAAGTTTCTTGATAACGTAATTTCAAACAAACAGTAA
- a CDS encoding YdeI/OmpD-associated family protein has protein sequence MEIENLIPVKTRGDLRIWLQEKGQIEKYCWVLVSMKPTPDMLLYLDAVEEALCFGWIDGVKKKISETQLAQRLSPRSKKSSWTELNKERVRRLEKLGLMSEEGRKVLPDMDQDSFRIDKEIEQRLKEDEQVYENFLAFPDLYKRVRIDTIQSVKNQPELFKSRLDKFITNTRENKMYGQWNDNGAL, from the coding sequence ATGGAAATTGAAAATTTAATTCCAGTGAAAACGAGAGGAGATTTGAGGATTTGGCTGCAGGAAAAAGGTCAGATTGAAAAGTACTGCTGGGTATTGGTTAGTATGAAGCCTACCCCTGATATGTTGTTATATTTGGATGCGGTCGAGGAAGCTTTGTGCTTTGGATGGATCGATGGAGTCAAAAAGAAAATATCCGAAACTCAGCTGGCGCAGAGACTGTCTCCCAGAAGTAAAAAAAGTTCTTGGACGGAATTAAATAAAGAACGTGTCCGCCGGCTCGAAAAGCTGGGGTTGATGAGTGAGGAGGGAAGAAAGGTACTTCCTGATATGGATCAAGATTCTTTTAGAATTGATAAGGAGATAGAGCAAAGGTTAAAAGAAGACGAGCAAGTATATGAGAATTTCTTGGCTTTTCCGGATCTTTATAAAAGAGTTCGGATCGACACGATACAGAGCGTTAAAAATCAACCGGAATTATTTAAGAGCAGATTAGACAAATTCATAACAAACACGAGAGAAAACAAAATGTACGGACAATGGAATGACAATGGGGCCCTGTAG
- a CDS encoding LacI family DNA-binding transcriptional regulator, whose amino-acid sequence MPTLKDIAERVGVSISTVSRVLANESNRSVNSQTKQKIWDVARDLGYPIKSSAQEPASAVKGIGCIVSTMQDRYYHPYFSVILDGIDKELTRNGYKIAFTRTQEDLKRPEILREVTEDPQIEGIILIEGIDKQIYDHIKKHIKHIVGIDVSDPGIPTISYDRVEAARLAVAHLIDQGHRDIIFIGGTGLSGNFEREKRYRGYKTALEQAGLPIHSQHVLNAEWEPDNAYQLMLKFLDQPPGRLPTAVFAASDIMAMAAMRAISEKGYRIPQDFAIVGFDDNEPSRYTVPPLSTIHIPTFEIGVVAAKTMLQCIFSPYPLPIKILLPYEPMFRQSSGRVSRQL is encoded by the coding sequence ATGCCCACATTAAAAGATATAGCTGAACGCGTCGGTGTTTCCATTTCCACCGTGTCCCGCGTGCTGGCCAATGAATCCAACCGCTCGGTCAACAGCCAAACCAAGCAAAAAATCTGGGATGTCGCCAGGGATCTAGGTTATCCCATCAAATCGAGCGCTCAAGAACCCGCTTCGGCGGTCAAGGGAATCGGTTGCATCGTATCGACGATGCAGGATCGATATTACCATCCCTACTTCTCCGTTATTCTCGATGGAATTGACAAGGAATTGACAAGAAATGGCTACAAAATCGCTTTTACCCGTACTCAGGAGGATCTGAAAAGACCGGAGATTTTGCGGGAAGTTACGGAGGATCCGCAGATCGAGGGGATCATTCTGATTGAAGGCATTGACAAACAAATTTACGATCACATAAAAAAACACATCAAACATATCGTCGGTATCGATGTGTCCGACCCGGGCATTCCAACGATCTCTTACGACCGGGTTGAAGCAGCCCGTCTGGCCGTTGCGCATCTGATCGACCAAGGGCACCGCGATATTATATTCATCGGTGGAACCGGCCTCTCCGGCAACTTTGAGCGTGAAAAGCGGTACCGCGGCTACAAGACCGCACTGGAGCAGGCAGGTCTCCCTATACATTCACAGCATGTGCTTAATGCAGAGTGGGAACCGGACAATGCTTACCAGCTTATGCTTAAATTCCTCGACCAGCCCCCGGGAAGGCTTCCGACAGCCGTTTTCGCTGCCAGCGATATTATGGCCATGGCTGCGATGCGAGCCATTTCGGAAAAAGGCTACCGGATCCCGCAGGACTTCGCCATTGTCGGTTTTGACGACAACGAGCCGTCCCGCTATACGGTGCCGCCGCTGTCGACCATCCATATCCCGACATTCGAGATCGGAGTTGTTGCAGCCAAAACGATGCTGCAGTGCATTTTCTCCCCGTATCCGCTGCCTATCAAAATTTTGCTGCCGTATGAGCCAATGTTCCGACAGTCAAGCGGGCGCGTATCAAGGCAGCTATAA
- a CDS encoding TetR/AcrR family transcriptional regulator, with amino-acid sequence MTRNSNIRTKRDITNAFMELLETKSFSSITIYDICEKSLIHRSTFYRYYEDKYDLLSQVTTSIGNDLFQNVNSNHESSHAFYEQILDYVDEHKQPFLNITNDVYNELVKIGSRFLMENSKVMDDPISKKIRHSNYSKLACDFYMSGLIEIFKNWVDGNYKISKQELTETLQKLME; translated from the coding sequence ATGACCAGGAATTCAAATATACGCACAAAGCGCGATATTACCAATGCATTTATGGAACTGCTAGAGACAAAGAGTTTTTCATCCATTACAATCTATGATATTTGCGAAAAATCGCTTATCCACCGCAGTACCTTCTATCGTTACTATGAAGACAAGTACGATTTGCTTAGCCAAGTGACAACCAGTATTGGAAATGATCTTTTTCAGAATGTGAATAGTAATCACGAGTCGTCACATGCCTTCTATGAACAAATACTGGATTATGTAGATGAACACAAACAACCGTTTCTTAACATTACGAATGATGTATACAATGAATTGGTCAAAATAGGAAGCAGATTTTTGATGGAAAATTCAAAAGTAATGGATGATCCGATCTCCAAAAAAATTCGCCATTCCAACTACTCCAAGCTTGCATGCGACTTTTACATGAGTGGCCTGATCGAGATATTTAAGAATTGGGTTGATGGAAATTACAAAATTTCGAAACAAGAATTAACTGAAACGCTCCAGAAATTAATGGAATAA